The following proteins are co-located in the Myxocyprinus asiaticus isolate MX2 ecotype Aquarium Trade chromosome 44, UBuf_Myxa_2, whole genome shotgun sequence genome:
- the LOC127434498 gene encoding neutral cholesterol ester hydrolase 1-like produces MRFILVGAILLSIAAAYYIYLPLPSTISEPWKLMLMDAMIRPIMHLSFLAHNLGLSHPFDFMKYAMSWTQMKGLQSSPTVRVTDTSFSGVQARVYESISPGLEQHLKRGVVYFHGGGWTLCSAKMQPYDMQCRIVAEELDAVVISVEYRLAPEARFPDQYNDALQASKRILTAEVLAQYSIDPERVAVSGDSAGGNLAAAVAQQIALDSSAPIKYKVQALIYPALQALDFNTPSNQQNGNIPVLYRPHMAIYWLEYLGGDQRLVSSLLANNHTALNQGHKIAAAKAKINWTQLLPVAFQKNYKPLFPLQGDPKLLEELPGLLDVRAAPLLAEKEALKAVPPTYIMTCEHDVLRDDGLMYGRRLEEAGVAVTIDHYEDGFHGCMSFAFGPMQFSVGLRSFENYIRWLKENL; encoded by the exons ATGCGGTTTATTTTAGTCGGGGCGATTTTACTGTCAATAGCAGCGGCTTATTACATTTATCTCCCACTGCCCAGCACTATATCAGAGCCATGGAAACTTATGTTAATGGATGCAATGATACGTCCAATAATGCATTTG AGTTTTTTAGCTCATAACCTTGGATTGAGTCACCCCTTCGATTTTATGAAGTACGCTATGTCATGGACACAGATGAAGGGTCTACAGTCCAGCCCAACCGTCCGAGTGACAGACACTTCCTTTTCTGGAGTGCAGGCACGAGTGTATGAGTCCATTTCACCAGGACTGGAGCAACATTTGAAGAGAGGAGTGGTCTATTTCCATGGAGGTGGATGGACACTCTGCAGTGCAA AGATGCAGCCATATGACATGCAGTGCAGGATTGTGGCTGAAGAGTTGGATGCAGTCGTAATATCTGTTGA GTACAGGTTGGCACCAGAAGCACGTTTCCCAGATCAGTATAATGACGCGCTTCAGGCCTCAAAACGTATCCTGACAGCAGAGGTGCTGGCTCAGTACTCGATAGACCCAGAAAGAGTAGCTGTGTCAGGTGACAGTGCCGGGGGGAATCTTGCCGCTGCTGTTGCTCAACAG atagCCTTGGACAGCAGTGCTCCTATTAAGTACAAAGTTCAGGCCCTTATCTACCCTGCGCTCCAGGCCTTGGACTTCAACACACCTTCCAACCAGCAGAATGGCAACATTCCCGTCCTATACCGTCCACACATGGCCATCTATTGGCTGGAGTACCTAGGTGGGGATCAGAGACTGGTTTCTTCTTTGCTAGCTAACAACCACACAGCTCTGAATCAGGGCCACAAGATAGCCGCAGCTAAAGCTAAGATAAACTGGACACAACTTCTTCCGGTCGCTTTTCAGAAGAATTACAAGCCCCTTTTTCCACTTCAGGGTGACCCAAAGCTGTTAGAGGAGCTGCCAGGTTTGCTGGACGTGAGAGCGGCCCCTTTACTAGCTGAAAAGGAAGCATTGAAGGCAGTACCGCCCACCTACATCATGACCTGTGAGCATGACGTGCTGAGAGATGACGGACTCATGTATGGCAGACGTCTGGAGGAGGCCGGAGTTGCCGTCACCATTGATCACTACGAAGACGGTTTCCATGGATGCATGAGCTTTGCTTTTGGACCCATGCAATTCTCCGTTGGATTGCGAAGTTTTGAAAACTACATTCGCTGGTTGAAGGAGAACCTCTAG
- the LOC127434500 gene encoding tumor necrosis factor ligand superfamily member 10-like gives MTSSHTMQYIGLLLLAAILLQTIAVAVTFIYFSNVLTTMKETFSKSSVSCLMRANLRTIKGQELNAAEGKDDPCWQVTQQLHFLIEKSMSSRYQKEISSAVKDEVSRVLPSLVIQDQDDSPRPKIAAHVTGSYTPDTEKDGGGLPNRKGYGQKIQSWESEKGLAFLQNVELSDGELVVPQAGLYYIYSQTYFRHTLIEEDESDKEVEGTSGESVRGKPMLQYVYKKVSSYPVPILLMKNARTTCWSRDTEYGLYSIYQAGLFQLGGGDRVFVTVSNVSTIDMDEKSSFFGAFLVS, from the exons ATGACAAGCTCTCACACCATGCAATATATCGGACTTCTGTTGCTGGCTGCAATTCTCCTCCAGACAATAGCTGTGGCTGTAACTTTCATATACTTCAGCAACGTTTTAACGACG ATGAAAGAAACTTTCTCCAAGAGCAGTGTTTCGTGCCTGATGCGCGCCAACCTCAGGACGATAAAGGGTCAGGAGTTAAACGCGGCGGAGGGAAAAGACGACCCCTGCTGGCAGGTCACGCAACAGCTCCACTTTCTGATTGAAAAG tCAATGTCCAGTCGTTATCAGAAAGAAATTTCATCAGCCGTCAAAG ATGAAGTCTCTCGTGTACTCCCCTCATTGGTGATCCAAGACCAAGACGATTCCCCTCGGCCTAAGATAGCAGCACATGTGACAGGCAGCTACACACCCGATACCGAAAAAGATGGAGGAG GTCTACCGAACAGGAAGGGCTACGGCCAGAAGATTCAATCGTGGGAATCTGAAAAGGGTCTGGCTTTCCTCCAGAATGTAGAGTTAAGTGATGGAGAATTGGTGGTGCCACAGGCTGGCCTATACTACATCTACtcccaaacttacttcagacacACGCTAATCGAGGAAGACGAAAGTGACAAGGAGGTAGAAGGCACTTCGGGCGAGTCTGTTCGGGGCAAACCGATGCTACAGTATGTTTACAAAAAAGTGAGCTCGTACCCAGTGCCTATTCTGCTAATGAAGAACGCACGGACGACATGCTGGTCCCGTGACACGGAATATGGGCTGTATTCCATCTACCAAGCTGGGCTTTTTCAGTTAGGAGGAGGGGACAGGGTGTTTGTGACAGTCAGCAACGTGAGCACTATCGACATGGATGAGAAGTCAAGTTTCTTCGGTGCATTCTTAGTAAGCTAA
- the LOC127434495 gene encoding E3 ubiquitin-protein ligase MSL2-like: protein MNPVNATTLYVSACRSVLQCDPEDPQALAEIYKLLPFFRQSLSCLVCGNLLLDPIAPTNSSCQHYVCKSCKGKKMMMKPSCSWCKDYEQFEENKQLCILVDCYRKLCEYIAESPLSQHISSAVEGAPEILALVNEGLSLDSRQGEESLSLSLANQSPTPSTSETLPDEGQSPLNEIKEQDLSPLGVNGLQDCNGLTNVEELTASLPSLETDVPDRGESGDEVVKQESFTNEIPVCEAVAAAGEELCTTTMDICGFGEDIKHDGGTLLLSVEEVLRTLEPDHVPQDECPVVLQSTLEPSGNLNGPFGCSTTSVDSTRQLSSLPHDSQEVLLPQYPTSQKNPQPSGISCSAVTPRVPSSSRKRSRSESDSEKIQPLPISTFIRGPTLGTSAPIPVKCEPKSPAQTIPLMAAVPNGGGLSKVGKTLLVPAKNVKKTLDHHGPKKAYTKSKQGTPKTKDKTKERIMSSTLIPGSPTKVVYKKAQEKKGCKCGRATQNPSVLTCRGQRCPCYSNRKACLDCICRGCQNSYMANGEKKLEAFAVPEKALEQTRLTLGINVTSIAVRNAAGSGAAGMLNVSTAAGSPVASFLATGPHEDKGFDEPLDMRFD from the exons ATGAACCCAGTGAATGCGACCACTCTCTACGTGTCAGCTTGTCGGTCGGTGCTGCAGTGCGATCCAGAGGACCCCCAGGCTTTGGCGGAAATCTATAAGCTCTTGCCTTTTTTCAGACAGTCTCTCTCCTGCCTTGTGTGTG GAAATTTGCTACTAGATCCAATTGCTCCTACCAACTCATCGTGCCAGCACTATGTATGTAAATCTTGTAAAGGCAAAAAGATGATGATGAAACCATCGTGCAGCTGGTGTAAAGACTATgagcagtttgaagagaataagCAGCTGTGCATCTTGGTCGACTGCTACAGAAAGCTCTGCGAGTACATTGCAGAGTCTCCTCTCTCCCAGCACATTTCAAGTGCAGTGGAAGGGGCTCCAGAGATACTGGCTCTAGTGAATGAAGGCCTCTCTTTGGACAGTAGGCAGGGGGAGGAGTCACTCTCTCTGAGCTTGGCAAACCAGTCCCCTACACCCTCGACATCAGAAACACTCCCTGATGAGGGCCAGTCCCCTTTGAATGAGATCAAGGAACAAGACCTTAGTCCTCTAGGGGTAAATGGACTACAAGACTGTAACGGTTTAACCAATGTGGAGGAATTGACTGCCAGCTTACCTTCACTAGAGACAGATGTTCCAGACAGGGGCGAGAGTGGGGACGAGGTGGTGAAACAAGAAAGTTTCACAAATGAGATCCCTGTGTGTGAAGCCGTGGCCGCTGCTGGCGAGGAGCTATGTACTACTACCATGGACATTTGTGGGTTCGGAGAGGATATTAAGCATGATGGCGGCACTCTCCTCTTGAGTGTAGAGGAGGTGCTCAGGACTCTAGAACCAGACCATGTACCCCAGGATGAATGTCCTGTTGTCTTACAGTCAACCCTTGAACCTTCGGGAAACTTGAATGGACCATTTGGTTGTTCAACCACCTCTGTAGACTCAACTCGGCAGCTCTCCTCACTCCCACACGATTCACAAGAAGTTCTCCTGCCCCAGTACCCAACATCCCAGAAAAATCCACAACCTTCAGGAATATCCTGTTCCGCGGTGACACCAAGAGTGCCGTCGTCCAGTCGGAAGCGCTCTCGGTCGGAAAGTGACAGTGAAAAAATTCAACCCCTACCCATTTCCACCTTCATCCGGGGCCCTACGTTGGGCACCTCTGCCCCCATTCCTGTCAAGTGTGAACCTAAATCCCCAGCTCAGACTATCCCCCTCATGGCAGCAGTGCCCAATGGTGGGGGCCTGTCGAAAGTAGGCAAGACCTTACTGGTGCCCgctaaaaatgtcaaaaagacCCTTGACCACCATGGACCCAAAAAGGCGTACACAAAGTCTAAACAGGGAACTCCCAAGACAAAGGACAAGACGAAAGAACGGATTATGAGTTCCACCCTTATTCCAGGGAGCCCCACGAAAGTGGTTTATAAAAAGGCACAGGAGAAAAAGGGCTGCAAGTGCGGCAGAGCGACTCAAAACCCAAGTGTTCTTACTTGCCGTGGACAGCGATGCCCTTGTTACTCCAACCGCAAAGCTTGTCTGGACTGCATATGCAGGGGCTGCCAGAACTCCTACATGGCCAATGGTGAAAAGAAACTGGAGGCCTTTGCCGTGCCAGAGAAAGCCCTCGAGCAGACAAGACTCACTTTGGGCATCAACGTCACCAGCATCGCAGTGCGCAATGCTGCTGGTAGTGGGGCAGCTGGGATGCTTAATGTCTCCACAGCTGCTGGCTCACCTGTGGCCTCCTTCTTGGCAACAGGACCACACGAAGACAAAGGATTTGATGAACCATTAGACATGAGGTTTGACTGA